A part of Argonema galeatum A003/A1 genomic DNA contains:
- a CDS encoding cysteine hydrolase family protein, with the protein MVLISAQPYDYELPDATKVALVVIDMQRDFLEPGGFGEALGNDVTRLQAIVPTLKRLLDAFRDRHLPIIHTLEGHKSDLSDCPPSKLNRGKGNLKIGDVGPLGRILVLGEPGNAIIPALAPLPDEIIITKPGKGAFYHTNLESILRDKGITHLMFAGVTTEVCVQTTMREANDRGFECLLVEDATESYFPEFKQATIEMIRAQGGIVGWTTTAENVLQGLEKIG; encoded by the coding sequence GGTTTTAATTTCTGCCCAACCTTATGATTATGAACTGCCGGACGCCACTAAGGTTGCGCTGGTGGTAATCGATATGCAGCGAGATTTTTTAGAACCAGGGGGTTTTGGAGAGGCTTTGGGTAATGATGTTACTAGGCTACAAGCGATCGTACCAACACTGAAGCGCTTGTTGGATGCTTTTCGCGATCGTCATCTCCCCATTATCCACACCCTCGAAGGTCACAAATCAGACCTTTCCGACTGTCCCCCCTCCAAGCTTAACCGGGGCAAAGGCAACTTGAAAATCGGCGATGTAGGCCCTTTGGGACGTATTTTGGTTTTGGGCGAACCCGGTAATGCAATTATCCCAGCACTCGCACCACTACCTGATGAAATCATAATTACCAAACCGGGCAAAGGCGCTTTTTATCATACCAATTTGGAATCTATTTTACGCGATAAAGGCATTACCCATTTGATGTTTGCCGGAGTAACAACAGAAGTTTGCGTGCAGACAACCATGCGCGAAGCAAACGATCGAGGATTTGAATGTTTGTTGGTTGAAGATGCTACAGAAAGTTATTTTCCAGAATTTAAACAAGCTACAATTGAAATGATTCGCGCTCAAGGTGGGATTGTGGGTTGGACGACAACTGCTGAAAATGTTTTGCAAGGGTTGGAAAAGATTGGTTAA
- a CDS encoding ribbon-helix-helix domain-containing protein translates to MQNQSVRTTITLPAELLAATDRVISQGKAKSRNEFVAQALLHELEALKRAEIDAELIEMAQDPDYQAQVLQMEAEFGVASWEAFQLGESAV, encoded by the coding sequence ATGCAAAATCAGAGTGTCCGCACAACAATAACTCTACCTGCGGAACTTTTAGCCGCGACCGATCGAGTAATCAGCCAAGGAAAAGCCAAGAGTCGCAATGAATTTGTAGCGCAAGCACTTCTACACGAGCTTGAAGCACTCAAACGAGCAGAAATTGATGCTGAACTCATTGAAATGGCACAAGACCCGGATTATCAAGCTCAAGTGCTACAGATGGAGGCTGAGTTTGGGGTAGCGAGTTGGGAAGCCTTCCAGTTGGGAGAATCCGCCGTATGA
- a CDS encoding PIN domain-containing protein, with product MVQPKFVDIYRLKLADAVIAACALIEGCVLFTRNVNDFRRVNGLSVLNPFN from the coding sequence ATGGTGCAGCCCAAATTCGTCGATATTTATAGATTGAAACTAGCTGATGCTGTAATTGCAGCTTGCGCTTTAATAGAGGGATGTGTTTTATTCACTCGCAATGTGAATGATTTTAGGCGTGTTAATGGGTTAAGTGTGTTAAATCCATTTAATTAG
- a CDS encoding dynamin family protein encodes MNINFRRYREQQGMSQQEVASRLRISLDQVRHGEQFPAKVPMGLAMKWIQVLGVDLAAAMSEETPPLQGIEPGFPYAELYRRLELLNQYINETPPLDEFDFPTKPPLPNDVQRQIQDYYQKPNVVLTGEFDTGKSHLANSILGSKNLPESYQPATKLITIIRHLANRPHWFNADVWIINEDFWQDEYGKHTIDLKFLDDRKRCEKHRLYSGSFDILEKYAVHKYDNSKTEIGGHTAIVYLDSPLLKACNLIDLPGYSDQPDEISKDVEKANSATQIADILIYTSLAKGHINGQDMPRLTNLLRLLPTPENESQNFPTLGNLFIVATHADPSISNTELPNILNNASARLYNHLNETAIQKRREATNREITLDDVRKQFFTFWTERPDRCQRLFDELTKILAEYFPESIQCRVDREINAIKNDNKKQCAEQIEQYQQTLANIEESRNVLKEAEANEPARQQEMQQRRNHVRKRIKELEQDTEKSFQRYAESVINVNSIEQTIRKRYNNKKEAQEYVAGYLVDLLQSNLETSISANSEKLRAEIDAFLEGYPQLKLPKKDGIEVSIPFDTKGAFLGGIAGLGAYGALAAWAAGLGNLGGYILVAKLVSLLSALGISIGGGTAAVISFIAAIGGPIVLGIGLAAGLASLIFGLFGEAWQNRLAKQIVKYFEEQDVYGKLLRGNKQYWQDTATAFEKGAEAVEAAWKDNLEHLRELVSPDTQSRERIEEIIKKLEVLRSFFADIPWTIQGEG; translated from the coding sequence ATGAATATTAATTTTCGACGATATCGAGAACAACAGGGCATGAGCCAACAAGAAGTTGCTAGTCGGCTCAGAATTTCTCTGGATCAAGTTAGGCATGGCGAACAGTTTCCTGCAAAAGTTCCAATGGGACTGGCAATGAAATGGATACAAGTCTTGGGGGTTGATCTCGCAGCTGCGATGTCGGAAGAAACCCCACCACTCCAAGGAATTGAACCTGGTTTTCCTTACGCTGAACTTTATCGGAGGCTAGAGTTACTTAATCAGTACATTAATGAAACGCCCCCTCTGGATGAATTTGATTTTCCCACAAAGCCACCTCTACCTAATGATGTCCAAAGACAAATTCAGGACTATTACCAAAAACCTAATGTTGTTTTAACGGGAGAATTTGACACAGGAAAATCCCATCTAGCAAATAGTATTTTAGGAAGTAAAAATTTACCTGAAAGCTATCAGCCTGCCACAAAACTGATTACAATTATTCGTCATCTTGCAAATCGTCCCCATTGGTTTAATGCTGATGTTTGGATTATTAATGAGGACTTTTGGCAAGATGAATATGGTAAGCATACAATTGACTTAAAATTCTTAGACGATCGGAAACGTTGTGAAAAGCATCGTTTGTATTCTGGCTCCTTCGATATTCTCGAAAAGTATGCCGTACACAAATATGACAATAGTAAAACCGAGATAGGAGGGCATACTGCTATAGTTTATCTTGACTCCCCATTGCTAAAAGCTTGCAACCTGATCGATCTCCCAGGCTACTCGGATCAACCTGATGAAATCTCAAAGGATGTTGAGAAAGCTAATAGCGCAACTCAGATTGCAGATATCTTGATCTACACTTCACTTGCAAAAGGTCACATCAATGGTCAAGATATGCCCCGACTTACCAATTTGCTGCGTTTATTACCTACTCCAGAAAATGAATCTCAAAACTTTCCGACTCTAGGTAATCTATTTATTGTAGCGACACACGCCGATCCCAGCATTTCTAATACTGAGCTTCCTAATATCCTGAATAATGCCTCAGCTAGACTTTATAACCACCTTAATGAAACTGCAATACAGAAGCGCAGAGAGGCAACAAATCGCGAGATTACTTTGGATGATGTGCGAAAGCAATTTTTTACGTTTTGGACAGAAAGGCCCGATCGCTGTCAACGTTTATTTGATGAGTTAACCAAAATACTTGCTGAGTATTTTCCTGAATCAATCCAGTGTCGGGTCGATCGCGAAATTAATGCCATCAAAAATGATAATAAAAAACAATGTGCTGAACAAATTGAGCAATATCAGCAAACACTTGCCAATATAGAAGAGTCTCGAAACGTTCTTAAAGAAGCTGAGGCTAATGAACCTGCCCGTCAACAAGAAATGCAGCAAAGGCGCAATCATGTTAGGAAACGCATCAAGGAGTTGGAACAAGATACCGAAAAATCATTTCAGAGGTATGCAGAATCAGTAATCAATGTAAATTCTATTGAGCAAACTATCCGCAAGAGATATAACAACAAGAAGGAAGCTCAAGAATATGTTGCTGGTTATCTGGTGGATCTGTTACAAAGTAATTTGGAAACTTCGATCAGCGCGAATTCGGAAAAATTAAGGGCTGAAATAGACGCTTTTTTAGAAGGATACCCACAGCTTAAACTTCCTAAAAAAGACGGAATAGAGGTATCTATTCCCTTCGATACAAAAGGAGCTTTTCTAGGTGGAATAGCCGGATTAGGTGCTTATGGTGCTTTAGCTGCTTGGGCAGCAGGTCTTGGGAATCTTGGTGGCTATATCTTGGTAGCAAAATTGGTTAGTCTCTTGTCAGCACTTGGTATTAGTATCGGTGGCGGAACAGCAGCAGTAATTTCTTTTATTGCTGCTATCGGTGGCCCGATAGTGCTAGGAATTGGTTTAGCTGCTGGATTAGCTTCTTTAATATTTGGCTTATTTGGGGAAGCTTGGCAAAATCGTTTAGCAAAACAAATTGTTAAATACTTTGAAGAACAGGATGTTTATGGAAAGTTACTCAGAGGAAACAAACAGTATTGGCAAGATACAGCTACAGCTTTTGAAAAAGGTGCCGAAGCAGTAGAAGCTGCCTGGAAAGACAATCTTGAGCATTTACGAGAACTCGTTTCTCCTGATACTCAGTCAAGAGAACGCATTGAGGAAATTATTAAAAAGCTGGAGGTACTGAGAAGTTTTTTCGCCGACATTCCCTGGACTATACAGGGAGAAGGGTAG
- a CDS encoding type II toxin-antitoxin system RelE family toxin → MNVEFRKSFEKDLGNLRDEALLQRIKAVIEEVEVAENLGNLSNIKKVKADGDYYRIRVGEYRIGMAVNEGTVIFVRVLHRKEVYRYFP, encoded by the coding sequence ATGAACGTAGAGTTCAGAAAAAGCTTTGAGAAAGATTTGGGGAATCTGCGGGATGAAGCATTACTGCAAAGGATTAAGGCGGTAATTGAAGAAGTCGAGGTCGCCGAGAATCTGGGCAACCTGAGTAATATTAAAAAAGTAAAAGCCGACGGTGACTATTATCGCATCAGAGTAGGAGAATATAGAATCGGTATGGCAGTAAATGAGGGTACGGTCATTTTTGTTAGAGTGCTGCACAGAAAAGAAGTTTACAGGTACTTTCCATAA
- the rplT gene encoding 50S ribosomal protein L20, translating to MTRVKRGNVARKRRKKILKLAKGFRGSHSTLFRTANQQVMKALRNAYRDRKKRKRDFRRLWIARINAAAHLHGVSYSRLMGNMKKANIEINRKMLAQLAILDPDSFGKVVELANNAK from the coding sequence ATGACAAGGGTAAAACGCGGTAACGTTGCTCGCAAACGCCGCAAGAAAATTCTCAAACTGGCGAAAGGATTTCGCGGTTCTCACTCAACGCTGTTTCGCACCGCCAATCAACAGGTGATGAAGGCGCTGCGGAATGCCTACCGCGATCGCAAAAAGCGGAAGCGCGACTTCCGCCGCCTCTGGATCGCACGCATTAACGCTGCCGCACACCTGCATGGCGTCAGCTACAGCCGATTGATGGGCAACATGAAAAAAGCCAACATCGAAATCAATCGCAAAATGCTGGCCCAACTCGCGATCCTCGACCCGGACAGTTTCGGCAAAGTTGTCGAATTGGCAAACAACGCTAAATGA
- a CDS encoding tetratricopeptide repeat protein, with the protein MQSLLPVFYLSILLALLSLAAVAIFRQIFKTRKVENALTRLQNKLKNEKGNAQEYYELASIYLDKKLYSQSIPVFQRAVKAAEEETEENVALIYNGLGYAYFAQEQFDLAIRNYKEALKRDPGYVTAMNNLGHAYEKKKLTSQALQTYDEALKLEPNNSISKRRAESLRRRLVPSS; encoded by the coding sequence ATGCAAAGCTTACTTCCAGTTTTTTATCTCTCTATATTGCTGGCACTGCTATCTTTAGCCGCCGTCGCAATTTTTCGCCAGATCTTCAAAACGCGCAAAGTTGAAAATGCGCTTACGCGGTTGCAAAATAAGCTGAAAAACGAGAAAGGCAACGCTCAAGAGTATTACGAATTGGCTAGCATTTATCTCGATAAAAAGCTGTACTCGCAGTCTATTCCCGTGTTCCAAAGGGCGGTTAAAGCTGCCGAAGAAGAAACCGAAGAAAATGTTGCCCTCATTTACAACGGATTGGGCTATGCCTACTTTGCCCAAGAGCAGTTCGACTTGGCAATTCGTAACTACAAAGAAGCTTTGAAGCGAGATCCTGGTTATGTCACAGCCATGAACAATCTCGGTCATGCCTATGAGAAAAAGAAGTTAACTTCTCAAGCATTGCAAACTTATGACGAAGCTTTGAAACTAGAGCCAAACAACTCTATTTCTAAACGGCGTGCTGAATCTCTACGCCGACGATTAGTGCCATCTAGTTAA
- the rpmI gene encoding 50S ribosomal protein L35, whose protein sequence is MPKLKTRRSAAKRFRKTGSGKIMRRHAFKNHLLQHKSPKRKRQLSNPALVDERDAENVRLMLPYL, encoded by the coding sequence ATGCCAAAACTGAAAACTCGCAGATCTGCGGCGAAGCGGTTCAGAAAAACGGGCAGCGGTAAAATTATGCGCCGCCACGCCTTTAAAAACCACTTGCTACAGCACAAGAGCCCTAAGCGTAAGCGTCAGCTATCTAACCCAGCACTTGTGGATGAGCGCGACGCCGAAAACGTGCGCCTGATGCTCCCCTATTTATAG
- a CDS encoding type II toxin-antitoxin system RelE family toxin yields MTDYILLKPAQRYLERMQPDDQVRIVNALDTLINDPTGLDIKPLKGRPELRLRVGKYRVLFKEDRENQLYIVTAIGSRGDVYK; encoded by the coding sequence TTGACTGATTATATTCTTTTGAAACCAGCGCAACGCTATCTGGAACGGATGCAGCCAGATGACCAAGTGCGTATTGTTAATGCCTTGGATACTTTAATTAACGATCCCACAGGACTTGACATCAAGCCACTTAAAGGTCGCCCTGAGTTGCGGTTGCGAGTTGGTAAATATCGGGTGTTGTTTAAAGAAGATAGGGAGAATCAATTATATATTGTGACTGCGATTGGTTCTCGTGGAGATGTTTATAAATAG
- a CDS encoding AAA family ATPase encodes MDIPDILKVADEVVFVKTGEHLDYLQEAILRGTLQGQKYWKIAEETHASEGHVRDIGSKLWKILSEGLGEEITKANFRAKIDKATVYQNNNISSPLICQTITVNNNVNICPETVRSPTSPSNSPQTPNQPHIDLGDAPEIFRFYDRTSQLTTLENWIICDRTRLIALLGISGIGKTTLSLRLIEQIKTHFDYIIYRSLRFSPTLNATLTNLLQIFPQQADIPQNIETQISQLLNYLRQYRCLIIIDDVQMLFCSGQLAGQYKTGYEDYQLFFKLIAEVNHNSCLFINSWEKPREIAKSEVNNNYVRTLVLGSLGLAAKEILKDRKLSDEDTWETLITTYQGNPLWLELTASTIQDLFGGSVSDFLQCDALILEESLQGQLYQQFQRLTQQELAVMIHLAKESQPVALPDILKILQLSVSNLVNAMRSLVIRLLVEAKEEDKTTFFSLNTVIKEYVKNSYMR; translated from the coding sequence ATGGACATCCCGGACATCCTGAAAGTTGCAGACGAGGTAGTTTTCGTAAAAACAGGAGAACACTTAGACTATCTGCAAGAAGCTATACTGCGGGGTACTCTCCAAGGTCAGAAATACTGGAAAATTGCAGAAGAAACTCATGCAAGTGAAGGTCATGTGAGAGATATTGGTTCAAAACTATGGAAAATATTATCAGAAGGATTGGGAGAAGAGATTACTAAAGCGAATTTTAGGGCTAAAATTGATAAGGCGACTGTTTACCAAAACAACAATATTTCATCCCCTCTTATTTGCCAGACTATTACAGTTAATAATAATGTCAATATCTGTCCAGAAACAGTCCGATCGCCCACATCTCCCTCAAACTCCCCACAAACCCCAAATCAACCGCACATCGACTTAGGCGATGCACCGGAAATCTTCAGATTTTACGATCGCACTTCCCAACTCACCACCCTCGAAAACTGGATAATATGCGATCGCACTCGCCTCATCGCACTTCTGGGAATTAGCGGAATCGGCAAAACTACACTTTCATTACGACTAATAGAACAAATAAAAACCCATTTCGATTACATAATCTATCGCAGTCTCCGCTTTTCCCCAACTCTCAATGCAACTCTCACCAATCTGTTGCAAATCTTTCCCCAGCAAGCGGACATCCCCCAAAACATCGAAACGCAAATATCCCAACTCCTCAACTACTTACGCCAATATCGCTGTTTGATTATTATCGATGACGTGCAAATGCTTTTTTGCAGCGGACAACTCGCAGGTCAATATAAAACTGGATATGAAGATTATCAGTTATTTTTCAAACTAATTGCCGAAGTCAATCACAATAGTTGTTTGTTTATCAATAGTTGGGAGAAACCGAGAGAAATTGCCAAATCAGAAGTAAATAATAACTACGTGCGAACATTAGTTTTAGGCAGTTTAGGATTAGCAGCAAAAGAAATACTGAAAGACCGTAAATTATCAGACGAAGACACTTGGGAAACTTTAATTACTACCTATCAAGGTAATCCTCTGTGGCTAGAATTGACCGCCAGCACGATTCAAGACTTATTTGGCGGTAGCGTCTCTGACTTTCTGCAATGCGATGCGTTAATCTTAGAGGAATCTTTGCAAGGGCAATTATACCAACAGTTTCAGCGTTTAACGCAGCAAGAGTTAGCAGTAATGATTCATTTAGCGAAGGAAAGCCAACCTGTTGCTTTGCCGGATATTTTAAAGATATTGCAATTATCGGTATCGAATTTAGTGAATGCCATGCGCTCGCTAGTAATCCGGTTATTAGTCGAGGCAAAAGAGGAGGATAAGACAACATTTTTTAGTTTGAATACCGTTATAAAAGAGTATGTCAAAAATAGTTATATGAGGTAA
- a CDS encoding transporter substrate-binding domain-containing protein — MIEVKGKRQKEKEQNRPVAKIAFSPQPKGWGYTNKTCVGRFQCKKSHLFPLFLLPFYLVPWLCLGMILPCASIAAELKEIQERGYLIVAVKDNLRPLGFRDGTGNLQGLEIDLARRLGEELLGRPDAVRLQAVANRDRLNAVLAGKADLAIARVTATESRTRLVSFSTPYYMDGIAFVTKDASVQRLSDIQQGKIALLYGSSTIAKVRYQLPTARLVGVASYQEARSLLESGGATVFAADVTVLTGWVQEYPQYRIVPTLLSAEPLCVVMPKGVQYDDLRRRVNEAIDRWKTDGWLQQRAIYWGLPWDNLK, encoded by the coding sequence ATGATTGAGGTAAAAGGTAAAAGGCAAAAGGAAAAAGAGCAAAACAGACCTGTTGCCAAAATTGCTTTTAGCCCACAGCCTAAAGGCTGGGGCTACACAAACAAAACCTGCGTAGGCAGGTTTCAATGCAAAAAGTCGCATCTTTTTCCTCTATTCCTTTTGCCTTTTTACCTCGTTCCCTGGCTTTGTCTGGGAATGATTTTGCCTTGTGCGAGTATTGCTGCCGAACTGAAAGAAATTCAGGAACGGGGCTACCTGATTGTTGCAGTTAAGGATAATTTGCGTCCGCTGGGATTTCGGGATGGGACAGGCAACCTGCAAGGCTTAGAAATTGACTTGGCGCGACGCTTGGGTGAAGAATTGTTGGGGCGTCCCGATGCAGTTAGATTGCAGGCGGTGGCAAATCGCGATCGCCTCAACGCTGTATTGGCAGGAAAAGCCGATCTCGCCATTGCCAGGGTGACAGCAACCGAATCTCGGACTCGGTTGGTTAGCTTTAGCACACCGTACTATATGGATGGCATCGCTTTCGTAACCAAAGATGCGTCCGTGCAACGACTCAGCGATATACAGCAAGGGAAAATTGCCTTGCTGTACGGTTCCAGCACCATTGCCAAAGTGCGGTATCAGTTACCGACAGCTCGGCTCGTCGGTGTGGCATCATATCAAGAGGCCCGATCGCTCCTCGAATCCGGTGGCGCAACTGTCTTTGCCGCCGATGTTACCGTCCTCACCGGCTGGGTGCAAGAATATCCCCAGTACCGAATAGTGCCAACCCTGCTTTCAGCCGAACCCCTGTGTGTGGTTATGCCCAAGGGAGTGCAGTATGATGATTTACGGCGCAGGGTAAACGAGGCGATCGATCGTTGGAAAACCGACGGTTGGTTGCAGCAACGGGCTATCTATTGGGGACTGCCTTGGGATAATTTAAAATAA
- a CDS encoding PIN domain-containing protein — MSNKYLLDTNILIYYFNNEPEVKPIFDEIEAGDAEAFYCPISWVELLCYPALTEEQANEMREFLRLFNCVSLTESVLDGAAQIRRYL, encoded by the coding sequence ATGAGCAATAAATATCTTCTGGATACGAACATCCTGATTTACTACTTCAATAATGAGCCGGAAGTTAAGCCTATATTTGATGAAATTGAAGCTGGAGATGCAGAGGCTTTCTACTGTCCGATTAGTTGGGTGGAGTTACTTTGTTACCCGGCATTAACAGAAGAACAAGCGAATGAGATGCGCGAATTTTTGAGGCTTTTTAACTGCGTATCATTGACGGAATCAGTTTTAGATGGTGCAGCCCAAATTCGTCGATATTTATAG